In Desulfotignum phosphitoxidans DSM 13687, a genomic segment contains:
- a CDS encoding zonula occludens toxin family protein produces MITLITGVPGSGKTYLAVKTLSEKFYIQKNGKWFLRDPDLTVFTNINDLKLPSKNLSDILKDIPFDRFFTKDYQDIVHQKYPKILYVLDECQQFIPPRYNNNDVVLYFDTHRHYSDQIYLITQDEKKICRQISTLVELEYRAVRSTFSIFGEFKYNIKASGEIYQRSVARKSKAIFDLYRSFDGDGQQVKKSRLFMYIIILSLFSVCSAFYMFYRLSHKYEKSETTLKTMNHPTKTQTRNQPKEEKEDFELVTIENKAMTESRGLIAFQCPVSGEWFFDPYKFPYTIINRGKHFYAVVTAEYQRTHSPDYQSDSTESTVSFLPTFTTSKSIN; encoded by the coding sequence ATGATAACACTAATCACGGGCGTTCCTGGATCTGGAAAAACCTATCTTGCTGTAAAGACCTTATCAGAAAAATTTTATATCCAGAAAAATGGTAAATGGTTCCTTCGTGATCCAGATCTAACCGTTTTCACCAATATCAATGACTTGAAACTTCCATCAAAAAATCTATCTGATATTTTAAAAGATATCCCATTTGATCGATTTTTCACTAAAGATTATCAGGATATCGTTCATCAGAAATACCCAAAAATCCTCTATGTTCTTGATGAATGTCAACAATTCATCCCTCCGAGGTATAACAACAATGATGTTGTATTGTACTTTGATACACATCGCCATTATTCAGACCAGATATATTTAATCACCCAAGATGAAAAGAAAATTTGTAGACAGATATCAACTCTTGTAGAGTTAGAATATCGCGCTGTCCGTTCTACGTTCTCGATTTTCGGTGAATTTAAGTATAACATAAAAGCCAGTGGTGAGATTTATCAGAGATCCGTTGCCAGGAAATCCAAAGCAATATTTGATTTATATCGCTCATTCGATGGTGATGGACAGCAAGTTAAAAAATCCCGGTTGTTCATGTATATCATAATTTTGTCTTTGTTCTCTGTTTGTTCTGCTTTTTATATGTTTTATCGCTTGTCTCATAAATATGAAAAATCCGAAACCACTCTCAAAACCATGAATCATCCCACAAAGACTCAAACCCGTAATCAGCCAAAAGAAGAAAAAGAAGACTTTGAACTTGTCACAATCGAAAATAAAGCAATGACTGAATCCCGTGGATTGATTGCTTTTCAGTGTCCTGTTTCTGGTGAATGGTTCTTTGATCCTTATAAGTTTCCTTACACCATCATCAACCGTGGAAAACACTTCTACGCTGTTGTTACTGCTGAATATCAACGTACACATTCACCCGATTATCAATCAGATTCCACAGAATCAACTGTTTCCTTCCTTCCTACCTTCACCACTTCCAAATCCATAAATTGA